In Alkalimarinus alittae, the DNA window GAGGCCTACCGGTAAACTTCATCTAGGGCACTATCATGGTGTGCTTAAAAATTGGGTAGAGTTGCAACACGATTTTGAATGTTTCTTTTTTGTAGCCGATTTACATGCCTTAACGACGCACTATGAAGATCCTTATATTATTGAACAAAGTGTCTGGGATATGGTGACCGATTGGCTTGCAGCAGGGATAAACCCTGGCTCTGCAACCTTGTTTATTCAGTCCAAAGTACCAGAGCATGCCGAACTGCATTTATTACTATCGATGATGACCCCCCTTGGGTGGTTAGAAAGGGTGCCAAGCTACAAAGACCAGCAAGAAAGTTTAAAAGAAAAAGACCTCGCTACCTATGGTTTTTTAGGATATCCGCTACTTCAGAGTGCTGATATCTTAATCTATCAGGCTGGGCAGGTACCAGTAGGTGCAGACCAGATAGCCCACGTTGAAATGACCCGTGATATAGCACGCCGTTTTAATCATTTATACGGTAAAGATATGGGGTATGAAGAGCAGGCCGAAGCTGCGATTCAAAAAATGGGTAAAAAAACAGCCAAAGTTTACCGAGCATTGCGTAAACGTTTTCTTGAGCAGGGGGATGAAGCCGCCCTTGAAACAGCACGCTCATTGGTAAGAGAACAGCAAAATGTAACGCTAGGTGATAGAGAACGTTTATTTGGTTACATTGAAGGCGGCGGGAAAGTGATACTTCCTGAGCCGCAACCTCTATTGACGCCTTCAGCTAAAATGCCCGGTT includes these proteins:
- a CDS encoding tryptophan--tRNA ligase; translated protein: MSAVESQQRVLSGMRPTGKLHLGHYHGVLKNWVELQHDFECFFFVADLHALTTHYEDPYIIEQSVWDMVTDWLAAGINPGSATLFIQSKVPEHAELHLLLSMMTPLGWLERVPSYKDQQESLKEKDLATYGFLGYPLLQSADILIYQAGQVPVGADQIAHVEMTRDIARRFNHLYGKDMGYEEQAEAAIQKMGKKTAKVYRALRKRFLEQGDEAALETARSLVREQQNVTLGDRERLFGYIEGGGKVILPEPQPLLTPSAKMPGLDGNKMSKSYGNMIGLREEADTVVKKIRTMQTDPQRVRRTDPGDPDKCPVWQLHEVYSDTSVKTWVQEGCRSAGIGCIDCKKPIIDAVLEEQKPIHERAQHYEENPELVRSIIAEGVETARDTAKATLEEVKRAMGLSYR